The Borreliella andersonii genome has a segment encoding these proteins:
- the coaBC gene encoding bifunctional phosphopantothenoylcysteine decarboxylase/phosphopantothenate--cysteine ligase CoaBC, which yields MDKNKHILIGICGGIASYKSVYIVSSLVKLGYKVKVIMTQSATKFITPLTLETISKNKIITNLWDLDHNEVEHIKIAKWAHLILIIPATYNTISKIASGIADDALTTIISASTAPTYFAIAMNNIMYSNPILKENIKKLKAYHYKFIEPDTGFLACSSNALGRLKNEDEIIKIILDEFNQKNYLKNKKILITASRTEELIDPIRYFSNTSTGKMGFCLAQEAVKLGAQVTIITGPTNENEPEGVNIIKIKTAMEMYKEALKIYNKFEIIIGAAAVADFKPKRIFNSKINKNKINRLYIKLAKNPDIIQHIGHNKLKNQIVIGFCAENSKNLIQKAKEKLKKKNLDFIIANELKYFGSNLNKVYIINKQSTKELPEMEKSKVAKEILKFCTNNG from the coding sequence ATGGATAAAAATAAACATATATTAATTGGCATATGTGGAGGAATAGCCTCTTACAAGTCAGTTTACATAGTTTCTAGTTTAGTTAAATTAGGATACAAAGTTAAAGTTATAATGACGCAAAGTGCAACTAAATTTATTACTCCATTAACTTTAGAAACCATTTCTAAGAACAAAATAATTACTAATTTATGGGATTTAGACCACAATGAAGTTGAGCATATAAAAATTGCAAAATGGGCACACTTAATTCTTATTATTCCTGCTACCTACAACACAATATCTAAAATCGCATCAGGAATTGCTGATGATGCATTAACTACAATAATATCTGCAAGTACAGCCCCTACTTATTTTGCAATAGCAATGAATAATATAATGTATTCAAACCCTATTTTAAAAGAAAATATAAAAAAGCTTAAAGCCTATCATTATAAATTCATTGAGCCTGATACAGGATTTTTGGCTTGCTCATCAAATGCATTAGGGCGCCTTAAAAATGAAGATGAAATTATAAAAATAATATTGGATGAATTTAATCAAAAAAATTACCTAAAAAACAAAAAAATACTTATAACAGCATCCAGAACTGAAGAATTAATAGACCCAATTCGCTATTTTTCAAATACATCAACGGGAAAAATGGGGTTTTGCTTAGCACAAGAGGCTGTCAAGCTAGGAGCTCAAGTTACAATTATTACAGGCCCAACCAATGAAAATGAACCTGAAGGAGTCAATATTATAAAAATAAAAACTGCAATGGAAATGTACAAGGAAGCTCTAAAAATATATAATAAATTTGAAATAATAATTGGAGCTGCTGCTGTAGCCGATTTTAAACCCAAACGTATTTTCAATAGTAAAATTAATAAAAATAAAATTAATAGATTATATATAAAATTGGCAAAAAATCCTGACATAATCCAACACATAGGACACAATAAGCTTAAAAACCAAATTGTTATTGGATTTTGCGCTGAGAATTCTAAAAATTTAATTCAAAAAGCTAAAGAAAAATTAAAAAAGAAAAACTTGGACTTTATTATTGCAAATGAACTTAAATATTTCGGTTCAAACTTAAACAAAGTTTATATAATAAATAAACAAAGCACAAAAGAACTGCCAGAAATGGAAAAATCAAAAGTAGCTAAAGAAATTTTAAAATTTTGTACTAACAATGGATAA
- the panF gene encoding sodium/pantothenate symporter, with protein sequence MLLNKYFLANRNINFIVMALLFSSSYVSASSFISGPSAVYKYGLSFILLATIQIPTTLIVFMIVGQRLNLESKKIDAINIIDYIRHRYESDFLALMSGFVFIFFSMFLISAQLIGGAKLIEVFWDIDYVVGLLFFTLLVFIYVFFGGFKAVAYTDLIQGFLMLVSSVILFSKMLDLGGGIDNLFKTAMSSLDKNLLLPSNADLKPQYIISFWILIGIGILGQPQIINNFIAFKDENAIKFSLPISTFIISFLIVLMHLIGFFAVILFPDLNPNDKVVLNVALKVLSPFSCFIFFMGLLSAILSTVDSNFLLMTSVLIKSIFIYKKDLKENVKVRRVIMISNIFFILIIFMFSLFPPNFLFFVNIFAFGALEVSFFPIIVFGLYLNFVSKIAAFVSMLLGLIFYLCILFFGLNIWFFHPVFPAFFVSIFTFLTVNFFCKKNSKVC encoded by the coding sequence TTGTTATTAAATAAATATTTTCTTGCAAATCGAAATATTAATTTTATTGTTATGGCTTTGTTATTTTCTTCTAGTTATGTTAGTGCTAGTAGTTTTATTTCTGGTCCTTCTGCTGTTTATAAGTATGGATTATCTTTTATATTATTAGCTACCATACAAATTCCTACAACTTTAATTGTTTTTATGATTGTTGGTCAGAGATTAAATCTCGAATCAAAAAAAATTGATGCAATTAATATTATTGATTATATTAGGCATAGATATGAAAGTGATTTTTTGGCGTTAATGAGTGGATTTGTATTTATTTTTTTTTCAATGTTTTTGATTTCTGCCCAATTAATAGGTGGTGCGAAGCTTATAGAAGTTTTTTGGGATATTGATTACGTAGTTGGTCTTTTGTTTTTTACCTTATTGGTTTTTATTTATGTATTTTTTGGCGGTTTTAAGGCAGTAGCTTATACGGACTTGATTCAAGGATTTTTAATGCTAGTTTCATCCGTTATTTTGTTTTCCAAGATGCTAGATTTGGGGGGAGGCATTGATAATTTATTTAAAACAGCAATGTCTAGCTTAGATAAAAACCTTTTACTCCCTTCAAATGCTGATTTGAAACCACAATATATAATTTCTTTTTGGATATTAATAGGAATAGGAATATTAGGGCAGCCTCAGATTATTAATAATTTTATAGCATTTAAAGATGAGAATGCTATAAAATTTTCTCTTCCCATTTCTACTTTTATTATTAGCTTTTTAATTGTTTTGATGCATTTAATAGGGTTTTTTGCTGTTATTCTTTTTCCGGATTTAAATCCAAATGATAAAGTTGTTTTAAATGTAGCTTTAAAAGTTTTAAGTCCTTTTTCTTGTTTTATATTTTTTATGGGTCTTTTATCTGCAATACTGTCTACAGTAGATTCAAATTTTCTCTTAATGACATCTGTTTTAATAAAGTCAATATTTATTTATAAAAAAGATTTAAAAGAAAATGTAAAAGTTAGAAGAGTAATAATGATTTCTAATATTTTTTTTATTTTAATAATATTTATGTTTTCTCTCTTTCCTCCCAATTTTTTATTCTTCGTTAATATTTTTGCTTTTGGAGCTTTGGAAGTTTCGTTTTTCCCAATTATTGTTTTTGGACTTTATTTGAATTTTGTAAGCAAAATAGCGGCTTTTGTTTCTATGTTGTTAGGCCTAATATTTTATTTGTGCATTTTATTCTTTGGTCTAAATATTTGGTTTTTTCACCCCGTTTTTCCAGCATTTTTTGTTTCTATATTTACATTTTTAACAGTTAATTTTTTTTGTAAAAAAAATAGTAAGGTTTGTTAA
- a CDS encoding RluA family pseudouridine synthase, whose protein sequence is MRLDKYIFLEVLANDNGKRLDSILNKILNLSKALIIKHIRKGDIRLNGLKSHFSCRVCVGDKIYLYKSLAQSLNLTMNECFKGNIDFQCIRKRIIYEDSDLLVLDKQRGVLVHGGKDSLDFLVNAYLLSQNLRSLSFKPSAVHRLDRNTSGIIIFAKNINAARKLSAAFSGGSIIKKYFAILLGEVKSSVVYKNHLFRNKRLRKTFVLEDKGVINAITKVNPILSSKRATLAEIVIETGFTHQIRSQCSFYNHPLINDKKYCDKFKKSDYFLHAFLVEFNGIFFKKNEFCSKPSLEFLKQVKDIFGVYGFPEFFKRFFFKKNIKQG, encoded by the coding sequence TTGCGTTTGGATAAGTATATTTTTTTAGAAGTACTTGCTAATGATAATGGCAAGCGACTAGATTCAATTTTAAATAAAATTTTAAATTTATCTAAAGCTTTGATAATAAAACATATCAGAAAGGGTGACATTAGGCTGAATGGTTTAAAATCACATTTTTCATGTAGAGTTTGTGTGGGTGATAAAATTTATTTGTATAAATCTTTAGCCCAAAGTTTGAATTTAACCATGAATGAGTGCTTTAAAGGCAATATTGATTTTCAATGTATTCGGAAAAGAATAATTTATGAAGATAGCGACTTACTTGTTTTGGATAAGCAAAGAGGTGTTTTAGTTCATGGAGGTAAAGATTCTCTTGATTTTTTAGTAAATGCTTATCTTTTAAGTCAAAATTTAAGATCTCTAAGCTTTAAACCCTCAGCAGTTCATAGGCTTGACAGGAATACTTCTGGTATTATTATTTTTGCAAAAAATATAAATGCTGCAAGAAAGTTAAGTGCGGCATTTAGTGGTGGATCTATAATTAAAAAATATTTTGCGATACTTTTAGGTGAGGTTAAGTCTTCTGTTGTTTATAAAAATCATTTATTTAGAAATAAAAGGTTGAGAAAAACTTTTGTTTTAGAAGATAAAGGGGTTATTAATGCAATTACAAAGGTTAATCCAATATTATCTTCAAAAAGAGCCACTCTTGCCGAGATTGTTATTGAAACAGGCTTTACTCATCAAATAAGGTCTCAGTGTTCCTTTTACAATCATCCTTTAATTAATGACAAGAAATACTGTGATAAATTCAAGAAAAGCGATTACTTTTTACATGCTTTTTTGGTAGAATTTAATGGGATATTCTTTAAGAAGAATGAATTTTGCTCTAAGCCTAGTTTAGAATTTTTAAAGCAAGTAAAAGATATTTTTGGTGTCTATGGATTTCCAGAATTTTTCAAGCGATTTTTTTTTAAAAAAAATATTAAGCAAGGTTAA
- the murC gene encoding UDP-N-acetylmuramate--L-alanine ligase, translated as MKINFDDLNNIFFVGIKGSGVCSLACFLNSKGYCVEGVDVSDEFNTDEILSNNKIFYYENIYGFSLKQLDRSFDLIIYSSAYDKDSLQVLLEAKELNIPVLSYPEVLGELSRKYYSIGIAGSHGKTTTTAFLGVLFNKLGLNPNVIVGASVKDFEDNSAIAGISDIFIAETCEYKKHFLNFSPNMVILTNVDYEHVDFFKNYEALEDTFLQYISNLKKNGILIINSDDNNLLKIKRQISRKDINIFSYGSKDLSDFQISNIAVRGEYFCFSFLGLLNVELKTVLFHNILNFSAALLALSLFLKSNGKSIFDFEEEVKSIARNYSGIKRRVEVVKKENGVIYMDDYAHHPNEIKNTLFGIKNFYKNKRIILDFMPHTFTRTKEFFTDFVEVLSAADILILHNIYLSNRENFNPDELSVKLFLSIKKINKNTYFFKDVKDSINFIKSLLISGDLFITMGAGNNFILHDFL; from the coding sequence ATGAAGATTAATTTTGACGATTTGAATAATATTTTTTTTGTAGGAATAAAGGGAAGTGGAGTTTGTTCTTTGGCTTGTTTTTTAAATTCAAAAGGGTATTGTGTAGAAGGGGTAGATGTTTCTGATGAATTTAATACCGATGAAATTTTAAGTAATAATAAAATATTTTATTATGAGAATATTTATGGGTTTTCATTAAAACAGCTTGATAGGTCTTTTGATTTAATAATATATTCTTCAGCCTATGATAAGGATAGCTTGCAAGTTTTACTTGAGGCAAAGGAATTAAATATACCTGTTTTATCTTATCCTGAGGTTCTTGGTGAGCTTTCTAGAAAGTACTATAGCATTGGAATTGCGGGTTCTCATGGAAAAACTACTACTACGGCGTTTTTAGGTGTTCTTTTTAATAAATTAGGATTAAATCCCAATGTTATTGTGGGGGCAAGTGTTAAAGATTTTGAAGATAATTCTGCAATAGCAGGTATTAGTGATATTTTTATTGCTGAAACTTGTGAATATAAAAAACATTTTTTGAATTTTAGTCCTAATATGGTTATTTTAACCAATGTTGACTATGAACATGTTGATTTTTTTAAAAATTATGAGGCTCTTGAAGACACTTTTTTACAGTATATTAGTAATTTGAAGAAGAATGGAATATTAATAATTAATTCCGATGATAATAATTTGCTTAAAATTAAAAGACAAATCAGCAGAAAAGATATAAATATTTTTAGCTATGGATCCAAAGATTTATCTGATTTTCAAATAAGTAATATTGCAGTTAGGGGTGAATATTTTTGTTTTTCTTTTTTAGGTTTGTTAAACGTTGAGCTTAAGACCGTTTTATTTCATAATATATTAAATTTTTCAGCAGCACTTTTGGCTTTAAGTTTATTTTTAAAAAGTAATGGAAAATCAATTTTTGATTTTGAAGAAGAAGTGAAGAGCATTGCAAGAAATTATAGTGGTATAAAAAGAAGGGTTGAAGTTGTTAAAAAGGAAAATGGAGTGATTTACATGGACGATTACGCTCATCATCCTAATGAAATTAAAAATACACTTTTTGGTATTAAAAATTTTTATAAGAACAAACGCATAATTTTGGATTTTATGCCCCATACTTTTACAAGAACAAAAGAATTTTTTACCGATTTTGTTGAAGTTTTAAGTGCTGCTGATATATTAATCTTGCACAATATATATCTTTCAAATAGGGAAAATTTTAATCCAGATGAACTTTCTGTTAAATTATTTTTAAGTATTAAAAAGATAAATAAAAATACTTATTTTTTTAAAGATGTTAAGGACTCTATTAATTTTATAAAAAGTTTATTAATATCGGGAGACTTGTTTATTACAATGGGCGCTGGAAATAATTTTATTTTACACGATTTTCTGTAA
- a CDS encoding YicC/YloC family endoribonuclease, which translates to MKSMTGFFYLEKIIGNYMFSVNLKSYNGKFLEFKFRLPEIFSGYDLDIRSLISKYISRGNVFLNVGYKELVPRVNFTVNPNYIEAISKLRDSLAHTDLNIKNELSLGDFLSLKGALIIDEDTEHQEEIYGLFKGVLEEALLHYNNGRSFEGENTKSDIVSTLVLIERDLKIVKDACSDINVRLFASIKENISKLMDEFRDLNIAEEAAKMAIRLDINEEIMRLDSHIETFYKNLEYEICGKVLEFISQEMHREITTMSNKAVDLDIKNLILNMKLNLEKIKEQIRNVE; encoded by the coding sequence TTGAAAAGCATGACGGGATTTTTTTATTTAGAAAAGATAATTGGTAATTATATGTTTAGTGTTAATTTGAAATCTTATAATGGAAAATTTTTAGAATTTAAATTTAGATTACCAGAAATTTTTTCTGGTTATGATCTTGATATAAGAAGTTTGATTTCAAAGTATATTAGCAGAGGCAATGTTTTTTTAAATGTAGGATATAAAGAATTGGTTCCCCGTGTGAATTTTACAGTTAATCCTAATTATATTGAAGCTATTTCTAAACTTAGAGATTCTTTGGCACATACTGATCTTAATATTAAAAACGAACTAAGTTTAGGTGATTTTTTATCATTAAAGGGAGCTTTGATAATTGATGAGGATACTGAACATCAAGAAGAGATTTATGGGCTGTTTAAAGGTGTTCTAGAGGAAGCCTTATTGCATTACAATAATGGAAGAAGTTTTGAAGGAGAAAATACTAAGTCAGACATAGTGTCAACCCTTGTGTTAATCGAGCGGGACCTTAAAATTGTTAAAGATGCTTGCAGTGATATAAATGTTAGATTATTTGCAAGCATTAAAGAAAATATCTCTAAATTAATGGATGAATTTAGAGATTTAAATATTGCAGAAGAGGCAGCTAAAATGGCAATTCGTTTAGATATCAATGAAGAGATTATGCGCTTAGATTCTCATATAGAAACTTTTTATAAAAATCTTGAATATGAGATATGTGGCAAAGTTCTTGAATTTATTTCTCAAGAAATGCACAGAGAAATAACAACCATGAGTAATAAGGCGGTTGATCTTGATATTAAGAATTTGATTTTGAATATGAAGTTAAATTTAGAAAAAATAAAAGAGCAAATAAGGAATGTTGAATGA
- a CDS encoding AAA family ATPase — translation MRIALSGKSGCGNTTVSGMIAKHYGLEFINYTFHDIAREHNIPFSEFYEKEIIGRNDYYWDRYLDNRLSVLSRKKNTVLASRLAIWISKSADLKIYLYAKIEVRAERIMIREGGMYSDVLSSTFSRDENDKKRYLAIYNIDIDDYSSETDLVIDVTNINSNEVFELIRDEIDKRNLKKIS, via the coding sequence ATGAGAATAGCACTTTCTGGTAAGAGTGGTTGTGGCAATACTACTGTAAGTGGGATGATTGCTAAACATTATGGTCTTGAGTTTATTAATTATACTTTTCATGATATTGCAAGAGAGCATAATATTCCTTTTTCAGAGTTTTATGAGAAAGAGATAATAGGAAGAAATGATTACTATTGGGATAGATATCTTGACAATAGATTGTCTGTGCTTTCTAGAAAAAAAAATACAGTACTTGCATCTCGTCTTGCCATTTGGATTTCTAAGAGCGCTGATTTAAAAATATATCTTTATGCTAAAATAGAAGTTAGAGCCGAGAGAATAATGATTAGAGAGGGGGGCATGTATTCTGACGTTTTAAGCAGTACTTTTAGTAGAGATGAAAATGATAAAAAAAGATATTTAGCTATTTACAATATAGATATTGATGATTATTCTTCAGAGACCGATTTAGTGATTGATGTTACAAATATTAATTCAAATGAAGTTTTTGAATTAATTAGGGATGAAATTGATAAAAGAAACTTGAAAAAAATTAGCTAA
- a CDS encoding DNA-directed RNA polymerase subunit omega translates to MTKLPLKKIQDFDGNFYELVVATIMRTEQIIDNISLAEHAIFDDKILGQAFNDVLTGKFSYSIEGR, encoded by the coding sequence ATGACTAAATTGCCTTTAAAAAAAATACAAGATTTTGATGGAAATTTTTATGAGCTTGTTGTTGCAACTATAATGCGCACAGAGCAAATTATAGACAATATTTCTTTGGCAGAACATGCTATTTTTGATGATAAAATACTAGGACAAGCTTTTAATGATGTTTTGACTGGTAAATTTAGCTATTCAATTGAAGGAAGATAG
- the miaA gene encoding tRNA (adenosine(37)-N6)-dimethylallyltransferase MiaA, with protein MKEDRIVFIFGPTAVGKSNILFHFPKNQAEIINVDSIQVYKEFNIASSKPSKDLMKHIKHHLVDFLDPEKEYTIGIFYEHALRIVKEIRQKKKIPIFVGGTAFYFKHLKDGFPSTPLVTSKIRAYVNNLLELKGKSYLLKELENIDPVRFHMLNKNDIYRIKRSLEVYYQTGIPISQFKKKQNSEFKNVVSIGLKRSFKDLKTRISIRINEMLGSGLLSEIKGLFSKGYNESTPAFKGIGYNEFLLWKSRPYYGLNDIIRLINKNSFLYAKRQMTFFAKISDVLWLHPEDDLDDILNLIFKVDKEI; from the coding sequence TTGAAGGAAGATAGAATAGTTTTTATTTTTGGCCCTACAGCTGTGGGCAAAAGCAATATTTTGTTTCATTTTCCAAAAAATCAAGCAGAAATTATTAATGTTGACTCTATTCAAGTGTATAAAGAGTTTAATATAGCTTCTTCAAAGCCAAGCAAAGATTTAATGAAACATATAAAGCATCATTTAGTAGATTTTTTAGATCCCGAAAAGGAGTATACCATTGGAATTTTTTACGAACATGCTTTAAGAATAGTAAAAGAAATAAGACAGAAAAAAAAAATTCCCATATTTGTAGGAGGTACTGCTTTTTATTTTAAGCATTTAAAGGACGGATTTCCTTCAACGCCTTTGGTTACTTCTAAAATAAGAGCTTATGTAAATAATCTTTTAGAGCTTAAGGGTAAATCTTATCTTTTAAAGGAATTGGAAAATATAGATCCTGTCAGATTTCATATGTTAAACAAGAATGATATTTATCGAATTAAAAGATCGCTTGAGGTTTACTATCAAACAGGCATTCCTATTAGCCAATTTAAAAAAAAACAAAATAGTGAATTTAAAAATGTCGTGAGTATAGGCCTTAAGAGATCTTTTAAGGATTTGAAAACCAGAATATCAATAAGAATTAATGAAATGCTTGGTAGTGGATTACTTTCCGAGATTAAGGGATTGTTTAGCAAGGGTTACAATGAAAGTACTCCGGCTTTTAAAGGGATAGGCTACAATGAGTTTTTATTATGGAAAAGTAGACCTTATTATGGTTTAAATGATATAATAAGATTAATAAACAAAAATTCGTTTTTATATGCAAAAAGGCAAATGACCTTTTTTGCCAAGATTTCTGATGTTTTATGGCTTCATCCAGAGGATGATTTAGATGACATTTTGAATTTAATTTTTAAAGTTGATAAGGAGATTTAG
- a CDS encoding phosphodiester glycosidase family protein, which translates to MNKKILTLLVLILSISSGLMLSKSITKKAKYKIIRDHFISSNYVLIKIENKDLKFTISKPIYDKKLNNYFFKGQTTSHFLISNNVDIAINTSPYEVKQNMFFPKGLYIYNKKMISKQINNYGEIVIKHNKIILNPKEDEIESCDYGFSGFFVLIKNGKYKKNFKETKHPRTIIGTDKNNKYLFLVTIEGRGVNNSKGASLNEAIDFALSYGMTNAINLDGGGSSTLVVKSNNAPYKLNFTANIFGQERSVPFHLGIKLPN; encoded by the coding sequence ATGAATAAAAAAATATTAACACTACTAGTATTGATTTTAAGCATTTCATCGGGACTAATGCTGTCCAAATCAATCACTAAAAAAGCTAAATACAAAATTATTAGGGATCATTTCATAAGCAGCAATTATGTTCTAATAAAAATTGAAAATAAAGATCTAAAATTTACTATATCAAAACCCATTTACGACAAAAAGTTGAATAATTACTTCTTTAAAGGCCAAACAACAAGCCATTTCTTAATTTCTAACAATGTTGACATTGCAATTAACACAAGTCCGTACGAAGTTAAACAAAACATGTTTTTCCCAAAAGGACTTTATATATATAATAAAAAAATGATTTCAAAGCAAATAAACAACTACGGAGAGATTGTAATAAAACACAATAAAATTATATTGAATCCCAAAGAAGATGAAATAGAAAGCTGTGATTATGGATTTAGCGGATTTTTTGTTTTAATAAAAAACGGAAAATATAAAAAAAATTTCAAAGAAACAAAGCATCCAAGAACAATAATAGGAACTGATAAAAATAATAAGTATTTATTTCTTGTTACAATAGAAGGAAGGGGGGTCAATAATAGCAAAGGAGCTTCTCTTAATGAAGCTATTGATTTTGCATTAAGCTATGGCATGACTAACGCCATCAATCTAGATGGAGGAGGCTCAAGCACACTTGTTGTAAAATCAAATAATGCTCCTTACAAATTAAACTTCACTGCAAACATCTTTGGACAGGAAAGATCTGTACCATTTCATTTAGGAATAAAACTTCCTAATTGA